In one window of Nocardiopsis aegyptia DNA:
- a CDS encoding LuxR C-terminal-related transcriptional regulator, whose product MAATEDEWNGAVDSALARIVDESGADIAFGARLAADGRSLVMTRFRGARTAALRDLAVHSGTGLGGKALVLDRPVAVDDYVRARSISHEYDRPVAREGLHSILAVPLRGADRVTGVLYAALRQRLPVGERMLRQAVAVAREAERRMAAGRGGWARTAWPENAGGPGAAALPEVRAELGRIIPRVGDADVRRELEALWDRIGARPGAEAGPGRPALSVRECETLGHVAAGLSNAQTADRMGLTVGTVKAYLRSVMRKLDCHNRVAAVNAARALGYPL is encoded by the coding sequence ATGGCCGCGACGGAGGACGAGTGGAACGGCGCCGTCGACTCCGCGCTCGCCAGGATCGTCGACGAGTCCGGTGCCGACATCGCCTTCGGCGCCCGGCTCGCCGCCGACGGCCGCAGCCTGGTGATGACGCGGTTCCGCGGTGCCCGGACCGCCGCCCTGCGCGATCTGGCCGTGCACAGCGGGACCGGTCTGGGCGGCAAGGCCCTGGTGCTCGACCGGCCCGTCGCGGTGGACGACTACGTGCGCGCCAGGAGCATCAGCCACGAGTACGACCGCCCGGTGGCGCGGGAGGGCCTGCACTCGATCCTGGCCGTCCCGCTGCGGGGTGCCGACCGCGTCACCGGGGTGCTGTACGCGGCCCTGCGCCAGCGCCTGCCGGTGGGCGAGCGGATGCTGCGGCAGGCGGTGGCCGTCGCCCGCGAGGCCGAGCGCCGGATGGCCGCGGGGCGGGGCGGGTGGGCGCGTACGGCCTGGCCGGAGAACGCGGGCGGCCCGGGCGCGGCGGCGCTGCCGGAGGTGCGCGCCGAACTGGGCCGGATCATCCCGCGGGTCGGGGACGCGGACGTGCGCCGGGAACTGGAGGCGCTGTGGGACCGCATCGGCGCCCGGCCCGGGGCGGAGGCCGGACCGGGGCGGCCCGCGCTGTCGGTGCGCGAGTGCGAGACGCTGGGCCACGTGGCCGCCGGGCTCTCCAACGCGCAGACGGCCGACCGGATGGGGTTGACCGTGGGGACGGTGAAGGCCTACCTGCGCAGTGTGATGCGCAAGCTGGACTGCCACAACCGGGTGGCCGCGGTCAACGCGGCCCGGGCCCTCGGATACCCGCTGTGA
- a CDS encoding AMP-binding protein, giving the protein MVAALSYASGTSSVPLLGDTVGSDLDRTVAWCADRDALVECRTGRRWTYAALAAEVDALALGLHAAGVAKGDRVGIWAPNCAEWVFTQYATAKLGAILVNINPAYRVSELEYVLRQAGVRTLISATEHKGSDYAAMIESVRPSCPALRDVLLLGGPEWAALMERGRAADPAVLAEIAPTLGADDPINIQYTSGTTGFPKGATLSHHNILNNGFFVGELLRYTEADRICVPVPFYHCFGMVMGNLAATSHGACVVIPAPSFEPGATLAAVAAERCTSLYGVPTMFIAELNDPGFAEHDLSSLRTGIMAGSPCPVAVMKEVVDRMHMPEVTICYGMTETSPVSTQTRGDDSLERRVSTVGRVHPHVEVKVVDPATGLTVPRGTPGELCTRGYSVMLGYWDEPDRTAEAIDRARWMHTGDLAVMDDDGYVAITGRIKDMVIRGGENIYPREIEEFLHTHPDIVDAQVVGVPDEKYGEELMAWIKPAEGAAEITARSLREFCEGRLAHYKVPRHVHLVDEFPMTVTGKIRKVEMRERSVRLLGLAAQEGPGE; this is encoded by the coding sequence ATGGTCGCCGCGCTGAGTTATGCCTCGGGTACGTCGTCGGTGCCCCTGCTGGGGGACACGGTCGGGAGCGACCTCGACCGCACGGTCGCCTGGTGCGCCGACCGCGACGCGCTGGTGGAGTGCCGCACCGGCCGGCGGTGGACCTACGCCGCACTGGCCGCGGAGGTGGACGCGCTCGCCCTGGGCCTGCACGCGGCCGGGGTCGCCAAGGGCGACCGCGTGGGCATCTGGGCGCCCAACTGCGCAGAGTGGGTGTTCACCCAGTACGCCACGGCCAAGCTCGGCGCGATCCTGGTCAACATCAACCCCGCCTACCGCGTCAGCGAACTGGAGTACGTCCTGCGCCAGGCCGGGGTGCGCACGCTGATCTCGGCCACCGAGCACAAGGGATCCGACTACGCCGCGATGATCGAGAGCGTGCGGCCGTCCTGCCCCGCGCTGCGCGACGTCCTGCTGCTCGGCGGACCGGAGTGGGCCGCACTCATGGAGCGGGGCCGGGCCGCCGATCCCGCGGTGCTCGCCGAGATCGCCCCGACGCTCGGCGCCGACGACCCCATCAATATCCAGTACACGTCCGGGACCACGGGCTTCCCGAAGGGCGCGACCCTGTCCCACCACAACATCCTCAACAACGGCTTCTTCGTGGGGGAACTGCTGCGCTACACCGAAGCCGACCGGATCTGTGTGCCCGTGCCCTTCTACCACTGCTTCGGCATGGTGATGGGCAACCTCGCGGCCACCAGCCACGGCGCCTGCGTGGTCATCCCCGCCCCGTCGTTCGAGCCCGGTGCCACCCTGGCGGCGGTGGCCGCGGAGCGGTGCACCTCGCTCTACGGGGTGCCGACGATGTTCATCGCCGAACTCAACGATCCGGGCTTCGCCGAGCACGACCTCTCCAGCCTGCGCACCGGGATCATGGCCGGGTCGCCGTGCCCGGTGGCGGTCATGAAGGAGGTCGTCGACCGGATGCACATGCCGGAGGTGACCATCTGCTACGGGATGACCGAGACCTCGCCGGTGTCCACCCAGACCCGCGGCGACGACAGCCTGGAGCGGCGGGTGTCCACGGTCGGCCGGGTGCACCCGCACGTGGAGGTCAAGGTCGTCGACCCCGCGACCGGCCTGACGGTTCCCAGGGGCACACCCGGCGAGCTGTGCACCCGCGGCTACTCGGTGATGCTCGGCTACTGGGACGAGCCGGACCGGACGGCGGAGGCGATCGACCGGGCGCGCTGGATGCACACCGGAGACCTGGCCGTGATGGACGACGACGGCTATGTCGCCATCACGGGGCGGATCAAGGACATGGTCATCCGGGGCGGGGAGAACATCTACCCCCGGGAGATCGAGGAGTTCCTGCACACCCACCCCGACATCGTCGACGCCCAGGTCGTCGGGGTCCCCGACGAGAAGTACGGGGAGGAGCTGATGGCCTGGATCAAGCCGGCGGAGGGCGCCGCGGAGATCACGGCGCGGTCCCTGCGGGAGTTCTGCGAGGGCAGGCTCGCCCACTACAAGGTCCCGCGCCACGTCCACCTGGTCGACGAGTTCCCGATGACCGTGACCGGCAAGATCCGCAAGGTCGAGATGCGCGAGCGCTCGGTGCGCCTCCTCGGCCTCGCGGCGCAGGAGGGGCCGGGGGAGTGA